One Brassica napus cultivar Da-Ae chromosome C2, Da-Ae, whole genome shotgun sequence DNA window includes the following coding sequences:
- the LOC125581900 gene encoding uncharacterized protein At3g60930, chloroplastic-like, translated as MDHPKEGSGESGMPPSASGAKLLKVKQEVGAKMRKGKKTAREAIATRVSKRKKKDDSSGSSPHSPSLLKNQDVVNLMVQALGQKELGRACNSDETPETAPEGWFCCHEKYISKSHLRFPLPTLLLDLLDHYQLALSQLCPSVIRVINGFITRSKEEGVSVGLTELMSLFSLKESTSKEGGTGTYYLPSRPNHVIFRFSSSDDDWRKKYFYVKVDPSTVPVGRNLRVTWTNPSG; from the coding sequence ATGGATCATCCGAAAGAAGGTTCCGGGGAATCCGGGATGCCTCCCTCTGCTTCTGGAGCTAAACTACTGAAAGTTAAGCAAGAAGTCGGAGCCAAGATGAGGAAGGGGAAAAAGACAGCCAGGGAGGCAATCGCGACCAGAGTTTCTAAACGGAAGAAGAAAGACGATTCTAGCGGGAGCAGTCCTCACTCGCCTTCGTTGCTGAAAAATCAAGACGTGGTTAACCTCATGGTTCAAGCTCTCGGCCAAAAGGAGCTTGGCCGTGCCTGTAATTCCGATGAAACCCCCGAGACCGCTCCGGAGGGTTGGTTCTGTTGTCATGAGAAGTACATCTCCAAGTCTCACTTGAGATTTCCTCTTCCGACCCTACTGCTTGATCTACTAGATCATTATCAGTTAGCCCTTTCCCAACTCTGTCCCTCGGTTATCCGGGTGATAAACGGCTTTATCACTAGGTCCAAAGAGGAGGGGGTTAGCGTCGGTCTTACCGAACTTATGAGCCTCTTCTCCCTGAAGGAAAGCACCTCTAAGGAGGGTGGTACCGGGACCTACTACCTCCCTAGTCGTCCCAATCATGTTATCTTCAGATTCTCTAGTAGTGATGATGACTGGAGGAAGAAGTATTTTTACGTTAAAGTTGATCCTTCGACGGTTCCTGTGGGTCGGAACCTTAGGGTCACTTGGACTAATCCATCTGGTTAG